CGGCCACCGCGTGACCGGCTGCGACGCCGGTGTCTACCCCCCCATGAGCGACCAGCTGCGCGCGCTCGGCATCGACCTCATCGAGGGCTTTGGCGCCGACCAGTTGGCCTTGAAGCCCGACATGTTCGTGATCGGCAACGTGGTCAGCCGCGCCCGCCTGGCGGACGGCACGTCCAAGTTCCCGCTGATGGAAGCCATCATGGACAGCGGGGCCCCCTACACCAGCGGCCCGCAGTGGCTGGCCGAACACGTGCTGCAAGGCCGCCACGTGCTGGCGGTGGCCGGCACCCACGGCAAGACCACCACCACCGGCATGCTGACCTGGATCCTCGAAGCCCATGGCTTGAATCCGGGCTTCCTCATCGGCGGTGTGCCGCTGAACTTCGGTGTGTCGGCGCGCCTGGGCCAAGGCAAGCTCTTCACCATTGAAGCAGACGAGTACGACACCGCCTTCTTCGACAAGCGCAGCAAGTTCGTGCACTACCGGCCGCGCACCGCGATCCTGAACAACCTCGAGTTCGACCACGCCGACATCTTCGACGACCTGGCCGCGATCGAGCGTCAGTTCCACCACCTCGTGCGCACGGTCCCTGGTCAAGGCCGCGTGGTGGTCAACGGGCTGGAAGACAGCCTGGAGCGCGTGCTGCACAAGGGCCTGTGGAGCGAGGTGCGCAGCTTTGGCGCAGCGGTGAGCGACTTCACCGCGCACGGCGAACCGCATGCCTTCGACGTGCTGCACCAGGGCAACCCCGTGGGCCGAGTGGAATGGGAACTCACGGGTGTGCACAACCAGCTGAACGCGCTGGCGGCCATCGCCGCCGCCGAACACGTGGGCGTTTCCCCGGCGCACGCGGCCCAGGCCCTGGCCACGTTCCAGAACGTGCGCCGGCGCATGGAGGTGCGCGGAACGGTGGAACGCGCGGGCGGTGCGATCACGGTCTACGACGATTTCGCGCACCACCCCACCGCCATCCGCACCACGCTCGACGGTCTGGCGCGCAAGCTCGGCACGCCACGCGGGCGCATCCTGGCGGTGTTCGAGCCGCGCAGCAACACCATGAAACTGGGCACGATGAAGTCGCAACTGCCCTGGAGCCTGGAAGCGGCAGACCTCGCGTTCTGCCACAGCGGCGGGCTCGACTGGGACGCCGGCGAAGCCCTGGCCCCCATGGGAGCCCGTGCGCAGGTGGGTCGCAACATCGACGAAGTGGTGGCGCAGGTGACGTCCGCCGCACAAGCGGGCGACCACATCGTGTGCATGAGCAACGGCGGTTTCGGCGGTGTGCACGACCGCCTGTTGAAGACCCTGGCTCAGTAATTCAGCGCGTGGTTCGGCACGTCGACCGACACCACCGGCTTGGCCAGCGCCGCACTCGCCGCGCGCGCGAAAGCCATGGCCCAGTCGCCGTGAGCCGCATCGCGAAAATGGGCTTCGCCCGCAGCCTCGGCCACGCGCAGGATCTTGTCGGCGGTCAACACCTTTCCCGTCGGCCGAATGGGGTCGCAGCCCAGCACCGTGAACTGCTCATCGAGCCAGTGGCGGGCCTGGTCGTGCGGCATGGGCTGCACCTCCTCCAGGTCGAAGCGGTAGGTGGCGGGTTCGCCCCAACTCACGGAAACGTGGCTACGCATGTGCGTTTCTCCTGATCGGTCGTTCGCCCCATTGTGGACCGCGCGCCGCGCGCGATCCACCCCTGAAAGCCCTTGACCCTGTTCAGCCGCGAGCCGTCTTCACCGCCTGCGACAGCACCTCCAGCGCCTGCAGCGAATCGTCCCAGCCCAGGCAGGCGTCGGTGATGCTCTGGCCGTACTTGAGCGCGCCCACATCGTCCTTGCCCGGGGTGAACTTCTGCGCACCCGCCTCGATGTGGCTCTCGATCATCACGCCGAAGATGCTGCGCGAGCCCGCCTCGATCTGGCCTGCGATGTCGCGCGCCACGTCGAGCTGCTTCTCGTGCTGCTTGCTGCTGTTGGCATGGCTGCAGTCCACCATCAGGCGCGGCGCAAGCTTGGCGGCTTCGAGCTCCTTCACCGAAGCGGCCACGCTGGCGGCGTCGTAGTTGGGCGCCTTGCCACCGCGCAGGATCACGTGGCAGTCCTTGTTGCCGTTGGTCTGCACGATCGCCACCTGGCCGTTCTTGTGCACCGAGAGGAAGTGGTGGCCGCGCGAGGCGGCCTGGATCGCGTCAGTCGCGATCTTGATGTTGCCGTCGGTGCCATTCTTGAAGCCGATCGGCGCGGAAAGACCGGAAGCCAGTTCGCGGTGCACCTGGCTCTCGGTGGTGCGCGCGCCGATCGCACCCCAGGCGATGAGGTCACCGATGTATTGCGGCGAGATCACGTCGAGAAATTCGCTGCCCGCCGGCAAGCCCAGGCGGTTGATCTCGATCAGCAGCTGGCGCGCGATACGCAGGCCTTCGTCGATGCGGTAGCTCTCGTCGAGGTAGGGGTCGTTGATCAGGCCCTTCCAGCCTACGGTGGTGCGGGGTTTCTCGAAATACACGCGCATCACGATCTCCAGCGTGTCGGCGTATTTCTCGCGCAGGGGCTTGAGGCGGCGCGCGTAGTCGACTGCCGCTTCGGGATCGTGGATCGAGCAAGGGCCGATCACAACCAGCAAGCGATCGTCCTGCCCGTGCAGGATGTGGTGGATACGTCGGCGGGTCTGGCTGATCAGCGCTTCCACGGGCGTGCCGCCAATGGGGAAGAAGCGGATGAGGTGTTCAGGAGGCGGCAACACGGTGATGTCCTTGATGCGTTCGTCGTCGGTCCGGCTGGTCTTGTCGGCGGGACGGGCATGCCAGGCGTCGCTGCTGGCGGAGGCGTTTTTGGCGGTCATCACGAGGCTCCTGAGTGGGGTTGAATGAAAAGAAGAGAGAGAGAGAGGGGGAAGGGACGAAAAAAAACCGCCGGGCTTGACGCTCCGGCGGTTTGATCGAGATTCGGTGATGCGCTTACAGCTTCGCCTCTCGTCCGCCGGGGACTGAGAACCAAAAGTAAAAAGCAAAAAAGACGAAGCGCGAAGACATGGGGTTGGAATGTAGCACAGGCAACTTCAAGCGGTTCCGCCGACCGTCAAGCCGTCGATGCGCAAGGTCGGCTGACCCACGCCCACCGGCACGCTCTGGCCTTCCTTGCCGCAAGTGCCCACACCGCTGTCGAGCTTCATGTCGTTGCCGATCATGCTCACGCGGGTGAGTGCGTCCGGGCCATTGCCCACCAGCGTCGCACCCTTCACCGGGTACTGGATCTGGCCGTTCTCCACCCAGTAGGCCTGGCTGGCGGAAAACACGAACTTGCCGCTGGTGATGTCGACCTGGCCACCCCCGAAATTGGTGGCGTACAGACCCTTCTTGATGCTGGCCACGATTTCCTCGGGCGCCTTGTCGCCGCCGAGCATGTAGGTGTTGGTCATGCGCGGCATGGGCACGTGGGCATAGCTCTCGCGCCGGCCGTTGCCGGTGGGTTTGACGCCCATCAGGCGCGCGTTCATCGCGTCCTGGATGTAGCCGCGCAGGATGCCGTCTTCGATCAGCACGTTCTTCTGCGAGACATGGCCTTCGTCGTCGACGTTGAGCGAGCCGCGGCGGTCGGCGATGGTGCCGTCGTCCAGCACGGTGACGCCCTTGGCGGCCACGCGCTGACCGATCTTGCCGGAGAAGGCGCTGGAACCTTTGCGGTTGAAGTCGCCTTCCAGGCCATGTCCCACCGCTTCGTGCAGCAGGATGCCAGGCCAGCCCGACCCGAGCACCACCACCATCTCGCCGGCGGGCGCGGGGCGGGCGTCGAGATTGGTCAAGGCATAGGAAACGGCTTCGTCGACATAGGCCTGCACTTGCTCGTCGTCGAAGTAGCCGAGCCCGAAACGGCCGCCGCCACCCGATGAGCCGGCCTCGCGCCGGCCCGCCTGCTCGGCAATCACCGTGACCGACAGACGGATCAACGGGCGCACGTCCGCCGCCAGGGTGCCGTCGGCGCGCGCCACCAGCACCACGTCGTACTCGCTCGCCAGGCCGGCCATGACCTGCTTCACGCGCGGGTCCTTGGCCTTGGCCATGCGTTCCACTTTTTCCAGCAACGCGACTTTGGCGGTGCTGTCGAGCGTGCCGATGGGGTCCAGACCCGGATACAGCGAACGCGACTTGGAGACCTTGGCGGCCGGCACCTTCACCTGGCGGCCCTGGCCTTGAGCGGAGATCGAGCGCACGGTATGCGCGGCGTCGAGCAGCGAGCTCCAGGACAAATCGTCGGAGTACGCGAAAGCGGTTTTCTCGCCACTGACCGCGCGCACGCCGACGCCCTGGTCGATGCTGAAACTGCCGGTCTTGACGATGCCCTCTTCCAGGCTCCAGCCCTCGCTGCGGGTGGTCTGGAAGTAGAGGTCGGCATCGTCGACACCGTGGGACATGATCTCGCCCAGGGCACGTTGCAGGTGCGAGGGAGAAAGACCGAAGGGATCGAGCAACAAGCCTTGGGCGGTGGCCAGGCGGGCCAGGGTGGGTTCGCGTGAAATCATTGGGCCATTGTAAGAATGGTCGCCCCCTGTGCCAACGCCAGGGTCTTCGCGCCATTCACTTGTCGATCTTGATCTTGCCGTCAATGATCACCTTGCGCCATTTCTGGATGTCGTTGCTCACGCGCCTTGAGAAATCTGCAGGGTTGCTGGCGACGATCGTGAAGCCGGCCTCCTCCAGCTTCTTGCGCATGGCCGCGTCGATGAGCGCCCGTCGGCTGTCCTCGCTGACCTTGCGGACGATGGCCGCAGGCGTTCCTGCCGGGGCAAAGAGACCAAACCACACGTCCGACTCGTAGCCAGGAAAGCCCGACTCCGCGACGGTCGGAATGTCAGGGACCAAGGGGCTGCGCTGGGCGCTGGTCACGGCAAGCGCGCGCAACCGCCCTGCCTGCAAATGCGGCAACGTGGTCATGACCACATCGAAGCTGGCGGTCAGTTGACCCGCAATCAGGTCGTTCATGGCGGGACCGGAACCCTTGTAGGGGACCGGCAGCAACGAGATGTTCGCGCGCGTGGCAAGCATCGCCATGGACATGTGCGGTGTGGCACCGACGCTGCCGTTGTACGGAATCTCGCCAGGGTGGGCCTTGGCATAGGCGACAAATTCGGCCAACGAACGGACCGGCAGCGAGGGGTGCACCGACAGGATCTGTGGAATCGTCACCAGTTCGGTGACCGGCAGGAAGTCGCGCTGCACGTCGTAACGCAAATTGGGATACAAGGTCTGCGCCACCGCATGGGTGGTGACGGTGCCCAGCAACAAGGTGTGACCATCGGGCTTGGCCTTGGCTGCATACTCCGCGCCGATCACGCCACCGGCGCCCGCACGGTTCTCGACGATGACAGGCTGTTTCCAGGCTTCCCCGAGCCGCTCTGCCAAGCTGCGAGCAAGGAGGTCTGTGGACCCACCAGCGGCGAAGGGTACGACGATCTTCACGATCGCGTTGGGGTAGTTGTCCTGGCTCCAGGCGGGCGCAGGTGCAGATGCGAAGGCCGCCAGGCACAACAGCAGGGAATGAATACGCTTCATGGTTTTCCTTGGATCAGATGATGGGATCTGCGGACTCAGACTGAGCGCGCAGGCAAGCGGGCCCGTGCTGCCCGGGCACGTTCAGCGCCATAGAGTTTTTCGGCCACGGCCATGGACATGACGCCGTCCTGGAGATCGTCGGCCAGTGCCTCGATAGGTCTCTCTGCAGGATCGCCAAATCCCGCGCCGCCAGGCGTCTGGATGCGGACGGTGTCGCCGCGGGCCAGCACCACCTGCGACACCTTGGAAGCCAGCTTCTGCTCGTGTGGAAGACCCGCGTTGAGCAGCAACAGACCTCGCCCTCCCTCCCCTCCGCCTTCCGCACCCTCCGCGCCGCGGAAGTGGCTATCGGATCGGGAGGACATCACAGTGTCACCCCGAAGCACGCGAACTTCGCGCACGATGCCGAGCCCGCCACGGTGGCGTCCAGCCCCCGCAGAATCCTCGGCCAGTCCGTACAGCTCCACATGCAGCGGGAATTCGTTCTCCAGCACTTCCGAAGGCAGGTTCAGCGAGTTCGTGACGTGGACATGGATCGCATCCATACCGTCGGCGTCGTCTCTTGCGCCACCACCGCCGCCCAGCGTCTCGCCACAGAGGTAGAAGCTGTCCGTATCGACGAGCTGTCCCGAGAAGGAGATCTGCGGCAAGGTGTCGTTGCTCGACGCCATCAGTCGGTCCCGCGGCACCAGCGCGCGGAAGGCGCCGAAGATGGCTCCGGCCACACGCTGGCAGGCGATCGTCCGCGCGCCACAGGCTGCTGGCGGGCGCGGGTTGACAATGCTGCCTTGCGGTGCGCGGATCTCGATGGCCCGGGCCATGCCGCTGTTGGCCATGAGATCCCGGTCGAGCATGGCCTTCACGCAGTAGTAGACCGTCGCCCGCAATGCACTCTCTGCCACGTTGAGCGCGCCCTTCGATTCGGGACCGCTGCCGGCCAAGTCGACCACCAGCTTGCCCTCCTCCACAAAGAGCGTGGCCACCACAGGAACGGGCTCCCCCTCGCCACTACCGTCGTCGTCCAGCCAGGTCGTGAAGCTGTGGCGGCCCGGCGTCAGGTTGTCGATGCGCCGCTGCGCGCGGCGCTGGGTATAGGCCAGCACGTCGTCGATGGCCCGATGGAAAGCGCCGATACCGCCCATGCGAGCCACCAGCGCACGTACTGCGATAGCACCACCCGCGTTGGTGGAAACTTGCACGCGCAGATCGAGGGCCCGCTCTTGCGGCAGGCGTGAATTCAACGCAACGAGGGCGATCACGTCCTCGTCTACAACATGCGAACGTGCGACCCGCAGGATTGGGATGCGCAGCCCCTCTTCGTAGATGGTGCGGGCCCGAGCCGACGTGGAACCGGGTATGGGACCACCGACATCCGAATGGTGGCCAATGTTGGCCGCAAAAGCGACCAGGAGACCGCCGATGAAGATCGGCGTGATGATGGAGATGTCCGGCAGATGTGTGCCTCCTGCGGCGTAAGGATCGTTGCACATGTAGACATCACCATCGCGGATGTCTTCGGGTGCATAGCGGGAGCACACGGCCTCGACAGCCCCCAACAGCGAACCGAGGTGCACGGGAATGTGGGTTCCCTGAGCGATCAGCTGGCCGCGGTGGTCGAAGATTCCCACGGAGAAATCCCGGCGCTCCTTGATCTGAGGCGAGAACGAGGCGCGCATCATGTTGCTGGCCATCGATTCGGTGACGGCCAGCAGGCGGTTGGTAAAAACCTCGACCGCAATCGGATCAAAGTCGGGCAACGCAACAGCGGATGCCGGGGTATGGGATGCAGTCATGTTCACAACTCAGATCTCCAGGTGAATGTTTCCGGTCAGGTCGACGCGCATCCGCGTACCCGGCGGGACCACGGTCGTCGAACTCATTTCCTCGATCACCAGCGGGCCGACCCGCTCCGTATCGAGGGCCAACGCATCGCGGTGGAGCACGGGCGTTGACACCCAGCCGTGTCCATCGCCGAAATACACATCTCGCCTTCCGGTCGGACGGTTCGAAGACACTGCGGACCCGGTTCGCTGGATGTCGGGCTTGGGCACCTGGCCCACGGCTTGCATCCGGCAGGTGACGACCTCGATGGGGCGGTCGGCGTGGTCATGGCCATACTGGGCCTGATGGCAGCAGTGAAAGGCTTCCTCGAACGCTGCTCGTGCGCCCGGCTCAACCGACTGCACCGGTACCCGGATGTCGTGTGTCTGGCCTCGATAGCGCGCGTCGATGGCCAGATGAAACCGCCGAAGAGGCTCGGGCACCTTCTCGCTTTGTAGCCAGCGGTTCCCCTCATCCTGCATCTGCTGCGCCAGCGCGCCCAAGGCCTTCCAGCTCGCGTCATCCAGCGGTGCCAGTTGGGTCCGCACGAAGTCCCGGCTCACGTCCGACAGAAGAATGCCACGCGCGCACATGGTGCCTGGCTCGTTGGGAATGAGTACGCGGCTCATGCCGCACTCCTTCGCGACTTCGGCTGCATGCAACGGACCAGCACCACCGAAGGCAAACAACACGAATTCGGCGGCATCGTGACCATGCTCGTTCGATATGGCGCGGATGGCGCGGCTCATGCTGGCCGTGGCGATGCGCACGATGCCGTAGGCAGCCTCCTCCACCGACAACCCCAGCGGCCGGGCGATCTGCGACTCGATGGCTTGCACAGCGGCATGACGGTCAACGGCCATGCGGCCATCGAGCAGGCGCTGCGGGTGGAGTCGGCCCAGCACGATGTTGGCATCGGTCACCGTGATCTGGCTTCCGCCTTTGCGGAATGCGACCGGCCCCGGAACGGCGCCGGCGCTCTCCGGTCCCACTTTCAGGGCGCCTACGTCGTCCAATCGAGCAATGCTGCCTCCGCCCGCCCCGACAACATGAATATCGACCATGGGCATCTTCACCGGATATCCGGCGATCAACCGATCCGACGTGAAACTCGGCCGCTGGCCGGTGATGAGCGAGACGTCGGTACTGGTGCCCCCCACATCGAAGGTGATGATCTCCGACAGACCCGTCGCAGCGCCAATCATCGTGGATCCGACCACACCGGCCGCTGGCCCGGAAAGACAGGTCAGCACCGGCAGGCGCTTCACGGTTTCCGTCGGCATGAGGCCGCCGTTGGAATGGAAGGTCAGCGGGTCGGCCTGAACGCCCACTTCGAGCATGCGAGCGCTTAGGCGGTCCAGATACTGCTGCATCCGAGGCGCGACATAGGCATTCAGTACCGTGGTCGACGTGCGCTCGAATTCCCGGAACTCGGGCAGCACCTCCGAAGAGATGCTCACATGCAGACTCGGTGCCACCCGTTGCACAACGCGGCGCGCCTGCTCCTCGTGCCCCGGATTTCGATAGGCGTGGATGAAGACGATTGCCAATGACTGCACGCCAGCAGCCACCAGCGCACGTGCCTGTTCCTCCAGTGCAGCTTCGTCGAGCGGGCGCAGGACATTTCCTCCTGCATCCAGACGCTCTTCGTTTTCCAGCCTGTGCGCCCTGCGCACCAGTGGTGCGGGCTTTTGCACCGCGTAGTCGTACAACGCCGGGCGCGTCTGCCGTCCAATGGCCAACACATCACGAAATCCGCGGGTGGTGATCAGACCGGTTGACACACCCCGTCGCTCAATCACCATGTTGGTGGCCACCGTCGTACCGTGACCGAAGTACTCGACTTCCTGCGGCGCAACGCCGAAGCGCGCCAGCAACTCCCGTGTGCCATCGGCGATGGCCTCCGATGGATCCGCCGGCGAAGACGGCACTTTGAAAAAAGAAAGCTGCCCCGTGCGGGTGTCCGACATCACGAAATCCGTGAACGTGCCGCCAACATCAATACCTATTCGAACCATGTCTGTTCCAGTTGTCTGACGCCTTCGCAACCCCGACGCTGCGGTATCGCGACGCCGGTTTCAAAGCGCTGAAATCGGTGCAGGAATCGTGACACGACATTCGCTGCGCCACAACGCCAGACCGGGTTGGACGCACATAAACAAATGTTATGCTGATCGCCCACTCGCCCTCCTGCGAAGGCCATCACGGCATGCAACTCAACCCTCGACAACTCGAAGCCTTTCGCCAGGTCATGCGCACCGGCAGCATGACGCTGGCTGCGGAATTGCTGGAGATCAGCCAGCCTGCGGTAAGCCGTCTGATCAAGGATCTGGAGCGTGCAGTGGGCATGCGTCTGTTCAGGCGAGAGGGCAACCGGCTGATTCCCGGCATTGAAGCGGAGCGCCTGTTCCGTGAGGTCGATCGCTTCTACCAAGGCATCGAGCACGTCGAACGCGTGGCCCAAGACCTCAAGTCGGCCCGCATTGGCACATTGCGCATCGCGTCCATCAGCGCCCTGGGACTGGGGTTGCTGAGCGAGGCCATACAACGCTTCTCACAGTCCCGGCCTGGAGTCGCCACCTCGCTGGAAGTGTGCCCCTCGCTGGGCGTTCTGGAACTGACCGCCGCCCACCAGGTGGACATCGGTTACATCGGGTTCGTGGGCGGCGAATACCCGGGCGTGGACATCTTCCCGCATCCCGGCGTTGCTGCCGTGTGTGTGCTGCCGCGCGGACACGCCCTGGCCCGGCGCAAAGCGGTGCGCATCACGGATTTGCAAGGGCAGGCCCTCATTTCCCTGCACCGCGGTAGCCCCCTGCGCACGCGCGTGGAAATGGCGCTCGCGGCAGCGGGCGTCACCTGCCAACCCGCCGTCGAGACGACATTCGCGCATTCGGCCTGCAGCATGGTGGCTGCAGGCCTGGGCATCACGGTAGCCGACCCGTTCACCGCCGCCCACTTTCGCGATCCGCGAATCGTCGTCCGCCCGTTGGTGCCGACGGTGCCCTACATCTTCTCGATGGTGCTGCCCGCGCATCAGCCACGCTCCATGGTGGTCAACGACTTCGTTCAGGTCATGCAGGGCCTTCTGAAAGACAAGGGGCCGGCCTGACACGGCTGCATCCACCCGCAAGCGGGCGGGCGAATGCCAGATGGAGATTGCGCTGTCTCAGCGTGCAGCGGCCGGAGCTGCCGCGGTCACGAGGATTTCAACGAGCGTCCCAGGCTTGGCCATGCTGCATTGGGCCGTGGCCCGCGCGGGACTGGCGCCCGGCGCGGTCCACGCGTCCCAGACCTCGTTCATGCCGTGGAAGTCGCGCTCGATGTTCTTCAACCAGATCTGCGCCGACAACAGCCTGCTCTTGTCCGTCCCTGCTTCGGCCAGATAGATGTCGACCTTGCGCAGTGCCTCGCGCGTCTGACCACCGATGTCCAGATCCTTGTTGTCGGAGGTTTGGCCGCCGACGAACACCATGCCGTTGTAGATGACCACGCGGCTGCGGCGTTCGTTGCAATCGATGCGGGAGATGTCGTTCATGGATTTCATGTGCAAAGCGTCGAGGATCTTTTTCAGCCCTCGCTGGCGACGGCCAAGTGGGCAAGTTCGTCAAGGCTGATGGGCCGGATCGGAGGGCGTAGTCGCAACGGGCCGACAGCGTCCGGCGCGATGTCGCGCTCATCGGCGACCAGGGCAGCCACCGGCAGTCCGCAGACGCGACCCTGGCAGGGCCCCATGCCGCAACGCAGCTGCGACTTGACACCGTCGACGGTGCGACAACCGGAGCGTACGGCCTCGCGCACCTGGCCGGCGGTCACCGATTCGCACCTGCAGACGAGCTGCACATCGGGCGGCAGCCGCACCTCCTCGCGCGGAAGATAGAGCGCATCCAGAAATGGGCGAATCGCCATTTCCCTGACCAGCTGGCGCTCCGTGTCCGCAGACCAGTCGACCCTGGCCGTGGCACCGAGCCTGCCCAGGCGCGCGGCTGCCTCGCCGGCCGCCAAGCGGCCCTGCAGCTCGGCCGCACGGGCTCCGCCGATGCCCGCGCAGTCTCCAGCAACCAGAATGCGGTCGATCGAGGTGACCCCACCCGTACCAACGACCGGTCGGAAGCAGGCTTGGTGCTCATCCCAGACGTGGGCGCAACCGATGGCCTGCGCGAGCTGCGTGTGAGGCACGACGCCCTCGTGCAGCAGCACACCTTGCGCCGGCCGCTCCTGCCAGCCGTGGCGGCTCTTCCAGCGAATGGCCTGCACGCGCTCTTCTCCCTGGATCTCGAGTGCGGTCACGCCTCCGAAATACGGCACGGACGACAAGCGCAAGCGTGCCAGGTAGCCGACCCCCTTCGCGAGATACGCCGCGCGGCGCAACGCGCCAGCCCAGTGCCGAACGGCGACCCTGCGGTTGCTCGGGACGGCAGTGTCCAGAAACCCGGCCAGGCGCACGCCTTGGCGCGCCAGGCTAGCGGCGTAGTACAGCGCCAGGGGACCACAGCCCGCGATCCAGACGTCCTTCGCGGGCAACGCCTGGGCCGTCTTCTGCATGATCTGGGCCGCACCCACGGTCATCACCCCGGGCAGAGTCCAGCCCGGAGCAAGGGGGGGCCGCTCCATGGCACCGGTGGCCAGCAGCACGCAGGCGGCGGCCAGCCGATGGCTGCGGCCCATGCGGCTGTAGTACACAGAACCGTCGGCATCCACTTGCCAGACCATGCTCCGGGCCAGGTACTGCGCACCGCAATCCCGGAAGCGTCGGACCAGGCCGGCGCCGCGGAGGTAGTCTGCGCCCAGGCCTGCGTCGGTGCAGCGCCGAAGGTTGTCCTCGATGTTGCGGTAGATCTGTCCGCCAGGCGCCTCCTGGTCGTCCAGGAGGATCACGCTCAGACCCAGTTCCCGCGCAGCGACACCGGCCGCGAGTCCCGCAGGGCCGGCCCCCACGATCACCAAATCGACGGCGCTCACGGGTGTACCTTCGACAACGCCAGCGATGCGAGCTTGCTTGGGGCGGCCCGGCGCGGCGCTCATCGCAGCTCCTCGACGTGCGTTGCGATGTCGATGACCATGCCCGGCACCACACGGATCAGGCATGCCTGACGATCGGGCACGCCGTCGATGGTCATGAGGCATTCGAAGCAGACACCCATCATGCAGTAGGGTGCACGCGGCGTCAGATCCCCGGGTGCGATTCGCGTGGTGGTCTCTCCTGCCAGCAGCACGGCCGCTGCCGCGGAACAGGCAGGAGGCACCGACACCGAGCGACCAGCAACGCGGACCTCGACATGCTCGACAGCGCAATCCGCGGTATGGAACAGAGCCATGCCTTCAGTCCGCCTTGATGTTTCCGCGCCGGATGACTGCGCCCCAACGGGCGTTGTCGGACTTGATCAATTCCGCGAACTGCGCTGCGTTCTGCGGCGCGGATTCGTAGCCCAAATCGTTGAGCTGGCGCACCACGGCCGGGTCTTTCAGGACAGCCGTGATCTCTGCGCTGAGCCGGCTGACCACCTCCTCGGGCAGGGCGGCCGGCCCGACCACGCCACCCCAGGTCAGCATCTCGGCGGCAGGTACACCGGCCTCGGCCATGGTCGGCACATTGGGCAGCAGCGGCGAGCGTTTGGGACCCGTGGTGGCCAACGCACGAATGCGCCCCCCCTTGACGTTGGGCACCATGGTGCTGAGGTTGTCGATCATCAGCTGGACCTGCCCCGCTGCCAGGTCGGTGCCCGCCGCGACGCTGCTCTTGTAGGGCACGTGCGTGAGCTCGATGCCGGCGCTGGTGCGAAAAAGTTCGGTGACCACGTGCAATGCCGAGCCCGATCCCGACGAACCGTAGAACAGTGGGCTCGGATGTGATTTGGCGTATGTGGTCAGCTCAGCGACCGAATGGACCGGTAACGAGGTGGCCACACCCAGCAGGTTGGGCTGTGTCGTCAGCCGTGCGATCGGCGTGAAATCCTGCGCCGGGCGATAGGGCAGCTGCCGCGCTGCGATGGAAGCGACCACGAAGTTGGAGAGGTTGGCGGTACCAATGG
The sequence above is a segment of the Hydrogenophaga sp. BPS33 genome. Coding sequences within it:
- a CDS encoding hydantoinase/oxoprolinase family protein, with translation MVRIGIDVGGTFTDFVMSDTRTGQLSFFKVPSSPADPSEAIADGTRELLARFGVAPQEVEYFGHGTTVATNMVIERRGVSTGLITTRGFRDVLAIGRQTRPALYDYAVQKPAPLVRRAHRLENEERLDAGGNVLRPLDEAALEEQARALVAAGVQSLAIVFIHAYRNPGHEEQARRVVQRVAPSLHVSISSEVLPEFREFERTSTTVLNAYVAPRMQQYLDRLSARMLEVGVQADPLTFHSNGGLMPTETVKRLPVLTCLSGPAAGVVGSTMIGAATGLSEIITFDVGGTSTDVSLITGQRPSFTSDRLIAGYPVKMPMVDIHVVGAGGGSIARLDDVGALKVGPESAGAVPGPVAFRKGGSQITVTDANIVLGRLHPQRLLDGRMAVDRHAAVQAIESQIARPLGLSVEEAAYGIVRIATASMSRAIRAISNEHGHDAAEFVLFAFGGAGPLHAAEVAKECGMSRVLIPNEPGTMCARGILLSDVSRDFVRTQLAPLDDASWKALGALAQQMQDEGNRWLQSEKVPEPLRRFHLAIDARYRGQTHDIRVPVQSVEPGARAAFEEAFHCCHQAQYGHDHADRPIEVVTCRMQAVGQVPKPDIQRTGSAVSSNRPTGRRDVYFGDGHGWVSTPVLHRDALALDTERVGPLVIEEMSSTTVVPPGTRMRVDLTGNIHLEI
- a CDS encoding LysR substrate-binding domain-containing protein; protein product: MLIAHSPSCEGHHGMQLNPRQLEAFRQVMRTGSMTLAAELLEISQPAVSRLIKDLERAVGMRLFRREGNRLIPGIEAERLFREVDRFYQGIEHVERVAQDLKSARIGTLRIASISALGLGLLSEAIQRFSQSRPGVATSLEVCPSLGVLELTAAHQVDIGYIGFVGGEYPGVDIFPHPGVAAVCVLPRGHALARRKAVRITDLQGQALISLHRGSPLRTRVEMALAAAGVTCQPAVETTFAHSACSMVAAGLGITVADPFTAAHFRDPRIVVRPLVPTVPYIFSMVLPAHQPRSMVVNDFVQVMQGLLKDKGPA
- a CDS encoding RidA family protein; protein product: MNDISRIDCNERRSRVVIYNGMVFVGGQTSDNKDLDIGGQTREALRKVDIYLAEAGTDKSRLLSAQIWLKNIERDFHGMNEVWDAWTAPGASPARATAQCSMAKPGTLVEILVTAAAPAAAR
- a CDS encoding FAD/NAD(P)-dependent oxidoreductase; this encodes MSAAPGRPKQARIAGVVEGTPVSAVDLVIVGAGPAGLAAGVAARELGLSVILLDDQEAPGGQIYRNIEDNLRRCTDAGLGADYLRGAGLVRRFRDCGAQYLARSMVWQVDADGSVYYSRMGRSHRLAAACVLLATGAMERPPLAPGWTLPGVMTVGAAQIMQKTAQALPAKDVWIAGCGPLALYYAASLARQGVRLAGFLDTAVPSNRRVAVRHWAGALRRAAYLAKGVGYLARLRLSSVPYFGGVTALEIQGEERVQAIRWKSRHGWQERPAQGVLLHEGVVPHTQLAQAIGCAHVWDEHQACFRPVVGTGGVTSIDRILVAGDCAGIGGARAAELQGRLAAGEAAARLGRLGATARVDWSADTERQLVREMAIRPFLDALYLPREEVRLPPDVQLVCRCESVTAGQVREAVRSGCRTVDGVKSQLRCGMGPCQGRVCGLPVAALVADERDIAPDAVGPLRLRPPIRPISLDELAHLAVASEG
- a CDS encoding (2Fe-2S)-binding protein, with the protein product MALFHTADCAVEHVEVRVAGRSVSVPPACSAAAAVLLAGETTTRIAPGDLTPRAPYCMMGVCFECLMTIDGVPDRQACLIRVVPGMVIDIATHVEELR
- a CDS encoding Bug family tripartite tricarboxylate transporter substrate binding protein → MAMQSGVTRRLAAWTSVLCLLGCWPAAQAAYPERPIRWIIPAAAGGGADAAVRVVTAALTKRMGQPFVLDNRPGAAGAIGLNAIAKAAPDGYTIGTANLSNFVVASIAARQLPYRPAQDFTPIARLTTQPNLLGVATSLPVHSVAELTTYAKSHPSPLFYGSSGSGSALHVVTELFRTSAGIELTHVPYKSSVAAGTDLAAGQVQLMIDNLSTMVPNVKGGRIRALATTGPKRSPLLPNVPTMAEAGVPAAEMLTWGGVVGPAALPEEVVSRLSAEITAVLKDPAVVRQLNDLGYESAPQNAAQFAELIKSDNARWGAVIRRGNIKAD